Genomic window (Rhododendron vialii isolate Sample 1 chromosome 4a, ASM3025357v1):
tttttttttatctgcctCTTATAGCACTTTCACCACTAGtatctttgtcaagttttcaaaaaaaaaaaaaagaacaatactTTTACGTATTTATTTCTCATAAAGACATGTTGTCTATCTGTGTATTATAGCAAAATTTTACGTTCTAAAGTCCTTTGTTTTATATTATGTTTGTTTGCTATGAAAGAGAGAATTCTACGACCATGTTAAATAACGGTGCCTCCAACGAACTAAATTCTTGGCTATGCCACTGCGCCTTCCTCCTCGACATTTCCTTCTTTGGTACAATAATATAAAACAAAGGACTTAGGATGTTAATTACACCGATGGCTTGAGGTCTGGTTTAGTTGGCAATGATTTTCGATCTCCATTCAGTAACGACTCGGTTCAGTCGGCCATGATTTCCTAGTGATGGCTCTGTTACAGTCAAAACTAGGAATCGATTTGTTCAATAAATCAATTTTCCTACAAAGGTTCTGTTCGGTAAATCGATTTTTCTGTGAGGGCTAATTTGATGAGGGTGGGAGGAGTTGGAGCGTTACAGGGCCGAATATTGATATCATGGGGAGGGCTGATTTGATGAGGTTGTGATTGTATTGAATAACCCTTTTCATCTTCGTTCTGGTTCGAAACCAAGGGTTCTTCCCTAGCTAGCTTTCTCGAGAATAGCCTAGGCTGGTGGCTAGCCAAAATATGAAACGGCAGATTCCCTAGGCAATATGCCTAGGAGTTGTTGGAGATGTTCTAAGTCTAAACTAACCAAATATATCTAGAGACTAATATTAAATGTCCGGTTTGAAAATATAACTGAGAAAATTGAACCAATCAAAAAATTTGGAGTTTGGTCCGTTTAGGTTTGGGCCtggtttgtttcattttttgaggagtggaaatttcaattttcaactcgATCTCGAGTACCTGAAAAATACTCTCCGACCGACTGCAGTTATACACATGAGTGATTGAACAAATAGAGGTTTTGATATTTTAGTAGTCTTATATACGGGTTTTGATATTTTAATAGTCATGGATAGGGGGTTTGATATTGTGGAAGTCTCGAAGCTAAccatgaaaaattcaaaaaatctaaccaaaccaaactatcACGAACCACTTTTGGTTCAATGAATATTTTGACCGGTATTGGCGTCCATCATTTTTTAGACCGAAACCAATCTGTTCTTTGACTTCTTTCTGTCATTTCTGAAATCTTCGACCGAACTAAATCGGTTTCGCTTCTATATCAGGAGGGATTCGATTCGGTCAGGTAATTTTGAGATAGGGACTAATGGGCTAcattaaagaaaacaaatgtgAGAAATTTGGCTCAAAGTACTAGAAGCCTAAAAACAACTAAAACGTCCAAATAATTACTCTTTACTAAAATATATTACTCTTACAGATGCCTCAAACAATTAGGTTGCCAATTGAATATTCTTGATACAATCGGCTTGGCACAGTATTATTATTGCATAAATGAGGCTGAATCATAACATAATTTAACCAAAATCAAACGAACCGGTTTTTAGACCAATTGAACTTCCACTTTTTTGTTGATGTTCTTTCGGCTCGAACCTAAAACCTTTCGGCACCTAAGTTACAAGAGCAACTGGACTAGTTGGATAAATCCACCCTCATCCAACAGATAATTTGTACTCAACTCACATCCATAAACGAACACATGACGTACAAATACTACTCCTATCTCAGATTTTACTTTGCCTTTTCCTCTTGTCATGTCATGCAAGTCAtaacccactctctctctctctctctctctaaaatactAGGAGTAGATCCCTTCACTAGTTCACTTCAACTTCAAGGCCCccaattcttttcctttctcagtTCCTCATACATTTTGTTTGCGCCCCCCTCGGCCAGCTCATTCACTCAACACCAACACcaaacccttctctctctctctctctctctctctctctctctctcctcattttcAACGTTTTCTCCACCAGATCTCTCGGACTTGCCCTTTGGAGATGCGCGCTCTTTGAGATTTCCCTCTCCTCGTGATTTTCtgggtcctctctctctctctctctctctctctctctctcttaaagaCTGCATTTTTACCTATTTTTATACCAAGATTATTTAACACCTGCAAACCCAAGTATCACCACTCGATTCTCGACATAACCCATTTTCGCGTATCCTATCTTCGTCTAATTTTccgtttttctctttcttttttcgttGCGAAAACAGGGTTCTtttcggagagagagaaaaaaacaatgGAGAACAatggagtagagagagaagcggcggcggcggcgggtgTGGTGATGTTCAGCGAGGAAGAGGTGAGAGAGATAAGTGGGTTTAAGAAAGGAGGAGCCGACGATGATTACGTGGAGGTGACGTGTGGGTGTACCAGCCACCGATACGGTGATGCTGTTGGGAGGCTTAGGGTTTTCGTCAGTGGTGACCTTGAAATCACCTGCGAGTGCACCCCTGGTTGTCaggaaggtctctctctctcctcgaacAGTTATAGACCCATATGCATGATTGCGCTTTTTTAAGATACATTGGtgtttgagttgatttttttgtttggtttgttgccTTTGAAGGTGATGGGTGTCGCTCTGTACTGTGTTAGTCTGTTTTTACGGTGGTTTTTTGTTAAAGGGTTTGATTCATTGAGGGTTTTTGATCATGGGTTTG
Coding sequences:
- the LOC131321965 gene encoding protein ULTRAPETALA 1-like isoform X1 — its product is MQVITHSLSLSLSKILGVDPFTSSLQLQGPQFFSFLSSSYILFAPPSASSFTQHQHQTLLSLSLSLSLSLSSFSTFSPPDLSDLPFGDARSLRFPSPRDFLGFFSEREKKTMENNGVEREAAAAAGVVMFSEEEVREISGFKKGGADDDYVEVTCGCTSHRYGDAVGRLRVFVSGDLEITCECTPGCQEDKLTPAAFEKHSGRETARKWKNNLWVIVNGEKVPLYKTPLLKYYSQALKGANRSHRSQNGRVCHRDEFVRCTMCNKERRFRLRNKDECRMYHDALADENWKCADMPYDKVTCEYDEERASRRVYRGCSRSPTCKGCTSCVCFGCEICRFSDCGCQTCIDFTRNVKP